The DNA segment TCATAGAAGTAGTGCAGTTGTGCGTTCCAATTGCGGTTGATCTGATAGCCCGTAAGGAATCCCACTTGTGAAATACCATCTTTAGTAATGCTATCAATCCCCGATGTATTCGGATTAGTTGGATCATTAGAGAGATCTTTCAGGCTATCTCCCAATGTATCTTCGATATACTCCTTGGAGACATAGCGATAGTTCGCTTGTACGTAACCCGCCTCATGTCGGTATTCTAAGGTTGTATTTGCGTGTTGTACGGCACTGGTCTGAATGTCGTATTGGATCCCACCGTGGTAGAAAATGTAGTCATCGTAGTTGAAGTCAGCCTCAATTGCCCAGGCAGAGTAGTTTGAGGTACCACTCTCATCATCTTTAACACTGTTTTTTCTATCGATGTAGATAATTTGACCGAATGAAATAGCCAGTCTTTCTTTGTACTCATCGTCATAGAAACGACTCGAAGCACCGTAGCTGAGCTGATTGGCTGCCTCAATGCGGTCTACACCACTATACTGTCGGCTTCTAAATAGCCCATAGTAGTCTGTTTGCAATAGGGTGGTGTCGTAGGTAGCGATATTGTTCTGATCTTCATAAGGCACATAGACATACTGAACCTGAGGCTCAAGTGTTTGCGTGTAACCGGTGTAAAAAGAGGTATCTCTCTCCAGAACAATACCGGCATGCGTTCTAAATTCGGGTAGGACACGAGTTACAGACTCTTCAAGGTCACTCGCGGCACTGACGTTATCTAAATTTTGCTCGTAGTGAGTAGCGAGTAAGCGGGCCTCTGTTGTCCAAGAGCCCCATGAGTTACCAAACGGTAGGGTTATCCCTGGTTCTATGTGTACACGTGTCGCTGTTGGCATATCTGTCGCATCGGTATCGAAGACAGAAAGGTGACTAATTACGTCAAAGTCCAGATTACGATAAATTTCTGGAGCATAGTAGTTAGCTTTTAGTTGAGGCAACAATCGATAAGGTTGGTTGTCTTGCGTCGTTAGAACTTGGAAGTCACGAACTAATAACGTCGTGTCCCAGTTCGCCGAGCGATAAGATACGGAACCTTCTTGTACCAACTGACCGTCTTCACGATTACCTATTCGAGAGTCGACTTCTTGGAAATATTGCACATCACTAACTTTTGAAAAATCAGCGGCCACTTTCCAGTTGTTGTTAATGATGCCATTGTGCTTGAATTGGAAGCCCCAGCGATCTTCATCGTCGTATTTTTTATCATTTCCTAGGTATTCACCATCGAACGTGGTTAAGCCAAAGTTGGATAAATAACGGAACTCTCCATCAAGTTGCAGGCCACGTTTTTCCATATAGCGGAACGTTGTAGTCAAGTCATAGTTCGGTGCCAAATTCCAATAAACGGGAATATCGAACTCATAACCATCACTGGAACCATAGGAAATAGTGGGGTAAAGAAAACCCGTTTTACGAGCATCACTCAGTGGCAGAGTCATGTATGGCATGTAGAATATAGGGACCTCAAGTACCTCAAAGCGAGGACCATATAATGTCGCCTTTTCTTCTTCTTGGTTCACTTCGATACTGGATGCCTTCATGCGCCAAGAGTGATCGCCCTCGGGGCAAGATGTGATCGTGCCATCACGCATCTCGTACACGCCGCGGCCATCTTTAGTAATGTAAACCGCTTCACCACGCCCTTGTTCACACAGCATTTGGTATTGGGTGTTCTCAAGGGAGATTTCGTTGGTCGTGAGGTTATTGGTGGCCTTGTCTGAGGTCGACTTAAACTGACCATCACTAAAAGTGACATTACCGTCAGCGACAACAATATTGTCAGCTTGGTGCATAGTGACGCTATCAGCAGTCATCTTACGATTACCTTGAGTGACAATGACATTGCCTTGGTAAACCGCTTTCTCACCATTAATTGCTTCAAGCGAGTCCGCTTCAACGTTGATAGGCAGTTGATTAGCGTCTTCTACCTCCAGATCGCTGACTAAACATTGATCTTTGGTAGGAAGTTCTTGCACACTAGAGCCAGAGTCGTCAGATGCAATGGCCTGTGGAATATACAGAGCCGCGCTAATAGACGTAGCCAGTAAGGTGAGAGGGAAACGTGACATCGAGTTTTACTATCCTGTTGAACTTGATCTTTCCGGTGATAGAGACCGAATGTAATGAAAACATCCTTTATAATAAAGGAATTTCAATCATCCAGCACTATCAGACCACACTCATACGATAAAATTCAGAGATTGAGACCACACAATGCATATTTTTGGCAAATTGTTAGGTGCTTTTTTTGGCATGCTGTTCGGAGGCCCTTTTGGCCTCATCCTAGGTTTATTCATTGGTCACCAGTTCGACAAGGCGCGTCGTCTTGCTAATAGCGGATATCAAACTGGCGGCTTTGGCGGTTTTTCTGGGCCAAAACAAGACCAAAAAATGCAAGAGGAGTTCTTTCGTGCCGCTTTCTCTGTAATGGGGCATGTGGCGAAAGCGAAAGGACAAGTCAGTAAGGCCGAGATCGAGTTGGCCTCGACGATGATGGACCGTATGAATCTTCATGGTGATCAGCGTCGAGCCGCACAAGATGCATTCCGTGAAGGCAAAGAGAGCGACTTTCCACTAGAAGAGGTGTTAGAGCGTGTGCAGTTAGCCGCTCACAACCGCTTTGACTTAAAACAGTTCTTTTTAGAGCTACAAATATCCGCGGCTTTTGCCGATGGAGATATCCATCCCAGCGAGCGTCAGGTGCTCCACCGCGTCGCGCAGGGACTCGGTTTCTCTTCAGGTCAACTTGAACAGCGCTTGAGAATGCAAGAAGCAGCGTTTCGTTTTCAACAAGGCGGGTTTGGTGGACATCATCAAGGCTCACAGCAAGGCCAAGGCAGTTGGCAGCAAGCTCCAAGTCGTGACCAATTATCGGATGCTTACAAAGTGCTTGGTGTGGAAGAGAGTGCGGATGCCAAAACCGTCAAGCGTGCGCACCGTAAATTGATGAACGAGCATCACCCGGACAAATTGATGGCTAAGGGCCTTCCGCCAGAGATGATGAATATGGCCAAAGAGAAGGCACAAGAAATTCAAAATGCTTACGACCTGATTAAGAAAGAGAAGGGCTTTAAGTAAACATAGCGCTATCTAGACACAACAAGGGCGAGTCAGTGACTCGCCCTTGTTGTTTAGAGGTAAGCAGAAACGACTTACTTGCGAACAGCAATCGCTTCAATCTCGATACCAACATCTTTTGGTAGACGAGCAACCTCAACACATGAACGCGCAGGGTAGTTTGCTACTTTGTGCTCGTCGAAGAACTTGCCGTAGACTTCGTTTACTGTGCCAAAGTCATTCAGGTCTTTCACAAATACTGTCATCTTAACGATGTCAGAAACCGTCAGACCAGAAGATTCAACGACTGCTTTCACGTTCTCTAGAGATTGGCGTGCTTGCTCTGCGATATCGTCTGATACTTCACCCGTTGCTGGGTTTACCGGGATTTGGCCGGAAGTCAGAACCATGTTACCAAGATCAACACCTTGGATGTATGGGCCGATAGCTGCTGGAGCTGAATCTGTGTGAAGTACTTTAGTCATTGTAATCTTCCAAATTGTAGATAGGTAAATGAGCGATCAGTTTGCCGTCAATTTTGTTTGTCGTAAAGAAAAATACCCCGCAAAGCGAGGTATTGATGCTGATATGGGAAAGAAGTGACCTATCTCTCTGTCACGATCTCTCGTGAGAACACTTTTTCACAGTATTTACACTTCAAGCGAATATCTTCGGCTTTTTCGATGACCGAAAAGCTGCTTTCAACGGGTTCGTTGTGGGTAATACAGTTGGTGTTCGGACACTCAAATACATTGTTCACTTGTGTCGGCAGTACCAGCGGCAGTTTACGTACCACCTCGTAATTTTCGATTTGATTGACCGTTGCATGTGGTGCGTAGAGAGCCAGCTTGTTCGCCTGCTCTTCATTGATGTAGACATTTTCAATTTTGAGCAGGTCTTTTGCCCCCAGCGCGGAAGAGGGGAGGTTCAGTCCAATCGTGACACGTTGGTTAGATTTATCCATGTCGAACAGGCGCAGGACCTTGATGCCCACCTGTGCAGGAATGTGATCGATAACTGTGCCGTTTTTGATTGCTTCAACTTGCAATTGGGTTTCTTTAGCCATTATCTCGCTCCATTACAGGGTTTCGTTTAGCACAAGGGCAAGGAGAGCTTGGCGTGCGTAAACGCCATTCTCTGCTTGTTCGAAGTAGTAAGCGTGAGGTGTCTTATCGACATCCACGGTGATCTCATCCACACGTGGCAGTGGGTGCAGTACCTTTAAGTTGCTCTTGGCCTCTTTTAGCGTATCGGCTGTCAGGATATAGGCAGACTTAATATGGGCATACTCTGACTCATCAAAGCGCTCTTTTTGTACTCGAGTCATGTAAAGCACGTCTAGCTCAGGTACAACGCTTTCCATATCGTTATGCAGGCTGTATTGAATGCCCGCTTCATCGAGCTCTTCACAGATGTAATCAGGCATCGCTAATGCATCGGGTGCGATGAAGTAGAAACGAACGTTGTTGAACTTAGCCAATGCCTGAGTCAATGAGTGAACGGTACGGCCATATTTCAAGTCACCAACGAAAGCAACATTGAGGTTGTCTAGACGACCTTGTGTTTCAGCGATACTGAAAAGGTCTAGCAGGGTTTGAGTCGGGTGCTGGTTTGCACCGTCACCGCCATTAATCACTGGAACACCGTTTGAGAATTCAGAGGCTAGACGTGCTGCGCCTTCTTGAGGGTGGCGCATAACGAAGGCGTCTACGTATGAAGAAATAACCTGAACAGAATCTGCCAGTGTTTCCCCTTTTTTAGCGAGCGAAGTGTTGCCGCCGCTGTCAAAACCAATAACATCACCACCGATACGCTGAATAGCCGTTTCAAACGATAAGCGCGTTCGCGTTGAAGGCTCAAAGAAGCAGCTCGCAACCACTTTGTTCTTAATAAGCTCTGGGCGAGGGTTTGCTTTAAGCTCGCCTGCCGTGTCAACAATTAGCTCGAGTTCTTGGCGTGAAAGCTCTGGAATCGAGATAATGTGCTTTTTGTATAGAGAGTTAGTCATGGTGATATTCCCTGGTTAAAAGCCATAAAAAAGCCCCCCAAAATGGGAGGCTTAGAATATGAATAGTGAGGATCGAAAATAACGCGCTTTCATTGCTGAACTGTGAACATTAAGTAAACGTTTGCGTTGCATGAAAGACCTCCTCGAAACTGGCGCAGATTATAGCGCTAAATCAGAGGTTTTGACCAGTTTTGTTATGGCTAAATGGCGACTTAATCAACAATTGACTCTAAAGCGAGCACTGCCAGCTGTTCATCCTCATCTTCGCTCAATCCACTAATACCGATAGCACCAATGACTTGCTGGTTGATTTCGATCGGCATTCCTCCCTTAAAACCCGTAATACGAGGGTCAGTCCAATAGCTGAGGTCTCTGCCTGCTTCACGTGCCCACTGACCAAGGTTGCCTGAAGGCTGTCGATCTCGCGCAGAGGAGTAAGCTTTATTTTGTGCCAAAAGAGCAGCTTGAGGACTGCAGCCATCCATTTTCATGAAAGCAACCAAGTCACCATGAGCGTCAACGATCGCCGCCGCGACAGTTTGCTGGTTGCCAATCGCTTCAAGTTGGACTTTTGAGAGTAGAGCCTGGGCTGTGGTGAGTTTCATCATCGTCTCCCTTTTACTATTGATTTCCGTTTTATGGCAGTTCGTGACCACGAGCTGACTCATAGAGTCGATACCACTCTTCATGTTTAAGAGTTAATTTTCCTGCTTCTGCGCAGGCTCGAATACGCTCGGGATTTGTTGTACCAATGACCGGTTGAATGTTGGCAGGGTGGCGCATTAACCACGCTAACACGATTGCTTCACGTGAGACTTGGTATTGATGTGCTAGCTCAGCCACGAGGTTTGCCGTGCGTACAATGTGCTCTGGTTGACCATTGAGATCGCGGCCCGTAAATAAGCCTTGGCTTAAACAACCCCACGCTTGGAGTTGGATCCCGTGCGCTCGGCAGTACTCGATCGTGCCTAAGAAAGAGGAGGCATTGGGTGTTACACCCTCCTCAAGCCATTGCAGCTGCGAAAGGCTCAGTTCAAGCTGGTTGCACACCAAAGGCGTTTTTAGTGCTGATTGCAGCAGCACCATTTGGTGAACGTTCATGTTCGAAACACCCAAATGTTTAATCTTGCCGGAGGCTTGCAATTTCTCGATGGTCGCAGCGACTTCCTCTGGCACCATCAGTGGATCAGGACGGTGTAAAAGTAGCGTGTCTAGCTGCTCAATGTTCAGTCTAGAAAGAATGTGATCCACCGAATACTCGATCCACTCGCTAGAAAAGTCATAGCGTTTTGGGCCTTGGTTATCTGCAAAGCGAATCGCACACTTTGATTGCAAAGTGATCTTTCGCTGAAGCTCTGGACGTTGCTGTAGTGCTTGACCAAACGCTTGCTCTGCTTTGGTAAAGGTATAGATATCGGCATGATCAAAGACGTTTATACCTTGCTCAAGTGCAGTATCAATCACTTGATGCACTTGTCGAACATCATCTTTTGATACGGGCGCATCATTCCAGCCACCACCGAGCCCCATACAGCCGTAGACAAGTTGAGAAGCGTTAGGTAAGCGCTGGTGGATTGGTAGGTTTTTCATAGCCATCTCCTTAAATCTTATGGAGGCCATTTTCTCCTATTGAAAAAGCAAGAAAAATAAACAAAATAGAACTTATTGTTTGATATAAAAAACAGTGGAACGATTATGCATAAACGGTTAGAGAAGCTGATGTTGTTTAATGCGGTAGCAAAAGCACTCAGCTTTACCAAGGCCGCTGATGACTTAGACATATCGAAAGGTCACCTTTCTCTGCAGATAAAGCAGCTAGAAAAAGAGTTAGGATTTCCATTGCTGATACGCTCTACACGCAGTGTGCGATTGACTCCAGAAGGTGAGAGGATTTATGCAGGTATGCAAAGTATAGAGTCGACCTTGGTGGAAATGGAGCGCAACGCAGAGTATGAGAATGACACTTTGGCGGGAGTGATTCGCATCACGGCACCCATGCAGTTTGTTGAAGGCATTTTGATTGATCTTTGCCGTCAGTTTCGCCAATCCTATCCACAAGTCAGTTTTGAGATCGACTCCAGTTACACCAGTCATGATTTGATCAAAGATAATTTTGATCTCGCTTTTCGCGCCACACAGCGACCTCCAGAGCATTTAGTCGCTCGTAAGCTATTTAGTTATTCTCACTGTGTGGTGGGGAGTCATAGGTACTTTTCAGATCATGGGTATCCAAAAGCTCCCAATGATCTAAAAGCTCATCAATGTCTAATGGGGCGAGGCTATGAGCATTGGGAGTTTCATCAGGAAAAGGTAGAGTGCGGTGGTTGGATGACCATCAGTGACAATCACCAACTCAAGATATTGGCCCTCGCGGGTGAAGGGTTGATCAGAGTGCCAGAGTATTTTGTTTATCAGGAAGTAAAAGCTGGAAAACTGGAACGATTGTTTGATGACAAGATAGCGACAGGGGGAGAGTTTCACCTTGTCTATCCGCAGATTGTGCAGCGCTCTGAGAGAATCACTCGCTTTATTGAGTTTGCTGTTGAGCGGTTATCACAGCTTGAGCTGAGTCGTTAGAGATTGAAATGGGTAGAGTCATCTCTACCCATCAATACTTCTCGGATTATCAGTGTCCTAACGTGGCCACCATCACAGCTTTAATGGTATGCATGCGATTTTCTGCTTGGTCAAAAACAATCGATGTCTCCGATTCAAACACCTCTTCTGTTACCTCAAGCCCATTCATACCGTATTTGTCTGCCACCTCTTTGCCTACGGTTGTCTCATCATTGTGGAAAGCAGGAAGGCAATGCATAAACTTCACTTTTGGGTTACCCGTCGCTTCCAGCACAGCTTGATTCACTTGGTAAGGTTTCATCAAGGCAACACGCTCATCCCACGCTTGCTCTGACTCACCCATAGAGACCCAGACATCGGTATACAGGAAATCACAGCCTTTAACGCCAGCTTTCACATCTTCTGTTAGAGTGATTTTGGCGCCCGTTTGTTCTGCTATTGTCAAACAGGTGTCGACAAGATTTTGCTCTGGCCAGAACGCCTTCGGGGCAACCAAACGGATATCCATTCCCATCTTAGCTGCACCAACCATCAGTGAGTTACCCATGTTGTTGCGCGCATCCCCGAGGTAAGCAAACGTTATCTGCTCTAGCTGCTTATCTCTTGCATGTTCTTGCATTGTCAAGAAATCAGCGAGAATCTGGGTCGGATGAAACTCGTCGGTCAAACCGTTCCAAACAGGCACTCCCGCATTCGCAGCGAGCTCTTCAACGATCGCTTGCCCAAAACCACGGTACTCGATGCCGTCATACATGCGTCCCAGTACGCGCGCAGTGTCTTTCATTGATTCTTTATGACCGATTTGGGAACCAGAAGGGCCGATGTAAGAAACTTGTGCCCCTTGATCAAAGGCAGCCACCTCAAAGGCGCATCGGGTACGAGTCGACGACTTTTCGAAGATAAGGGCGATGTTTTTGCCAATTAAGGTCTTTTGCTCACAGCCAGCATACTTTGCCTTCTTGAGGTCTTGTGAGAGATCGAGCAAAAACTCAATCTCTTTCGGCGTGAAGTCGAGAAGTTTGACAAAGTGACGGTTGCGTAGATTAAAGGCCATACTCTTATTCCTTGAAAAGTGGGGTAGTGCTAGTTAAACATACAAATGCACTATTTGTGAATAATTATTTTAATAAAAAGTGGCATTCCGAATGGAATGCCACTGAAAGAACATAATTATACTATTCAGTGTTATAGGTTTTCTTCGGCAAACTCTGCTAATCGAGAACGCACTACGCCGTTAAGGTGAATGTTGGCACTACCTTCAAAGTTTTTGAATCGTTCCACCATATAGGTCAGCCCCGAAGTCACGGGGGTTAAATAGGGTGAATCAATTTGTGCCAAGTTCCCCGAGCAGACAATTTTAGTGCCCTCACCACAGCGGGTAATGATGGTTTTTATCTGTGAAGCTGTGAGATTTTGGCACTCATCGAGCAGCACAAACGCATTTTGAATTGAGCGACCTCGCATAAAGTTAATGGACTTGAACTGGATGTTGGCTTTGTCACAGATATATTTTAAAGAGCCCTCAGTGCAGTGATCATTTTTATGCAGAGCTTCAAGAGTGTCGGTGATGGCCGCTAGCCAAGGCATCATTTTCTCTTCTTCTGTACCCGGTAAGAAACCAATGGATTCACCGATATCTGGTGTATTTCGCGTGACAATAATTTTATCGAACATACAGCGCTCAATACTTTGCTCTAACGCACTGGCCATCGCTAATAGCGTTTTACCGCTGCCCGCAGCCCCGGTAAGAATGACCAAATCAATATCGGGGTCGAGTAGGGCATCCATCGCCATTCCCTGATAGATATTCTTGGGTGTAATGTCCCAAGCTCGACGAGACATCATTCGCTCACGGCTAAGGTCTTTTATAGTAACCGTTTCTGGCGAAATATCTTCGACACGCCCGGCAAAATCACTGGTTTCATCAATCACATACTGATTGATAAAGGTCGGCTCAAAGGGGGCTCTCGATAGAGTATGTAAAGTGCGCCCACCTAGCGTGCGACTCTCAACTTGGTCGATACGTTGCCAAAAATCACCCTCACACTGCTGAAAACCTTTGGTTAGGTACTGAACATCATCAATGAGTTGGTCGGTACGATAGTCTTCGACAAACCGAACGCCCGCGCCTTTAGCACGTAGGCGCATATTGATATCTTTGGTGACAAGAACCACCTCTCTTGGAGCACGTTTGTTTTGCAGATATAACGTTGCATTGAGGATGCGGTTATCCCCCGCCTTATCCGCGAACGCTTTAATGGTTTCTTGAAGTTGATAGTCGGCAAGTATCGCAATGGTGCCAGATTGCTCTTGCTGGCGAATAATAGGAATACCTTCGGAGATTTGGTCTGGTGTTGCATCTCGGAATAGATCCTCTAAAGCTCGGATGGCAACGCGAGCATCGCGTGCAACGTCTCTTTTACTGTCTTTAATGCGGTCGAGCTCTTCGAGGACAGTCATTGGAATGACAACGTCGTGTTCTTGGAAAGAAAAAATAGCGTGAGGTTCGTGAAGTAGAATATTGGTGTCGAGAATAAACAGTTTGCGATCGGTATCGCCCATAAGCATCTCCTTGCCAAATGGCAGCGCTGTTTGGTCAGCAGTAACAAAGTCACTGACTTATCACAGTAAAGCGGCGATGTATGGCTAGTAACGCTCGGCCACAGTTTCGCCGATTTACTCATTGCTCATCTTCTCAAAAATGAGCTTCCCACAATTCTTATTATAGTGGGAGATTCCTTTACCATACCGTTGCTGTTTTTACACTTTGATTACAAGCTAGTTTTCACAAAAAAAACCACTCGGATCACGTGACCTCTATCACAGCTTGCAGTAACATTAGCCCCCTTTTTCTCCGCCATAACTCGCCTATATTTAGTAGGGTGAGTTGCATTCGTTTAAGGCGAGAGACAACACCAAGCTCCACATTCATCATTCTTCATACGAGGTAGTGTATTCATGACATTTGCTATTGGGCAGCGTTGGATTAGCGATACGGAAAGCGATTTAGGGTTAGGGACAGTAGTAGCAGTTGATGCGCGCACAGTCACAGTGATGTTTGCTGCATCAGAAGATAATCGCGTATACGCACGTAACGATGCGCCAGTGACACGAGTGATTTTCAATGTGGGTGATACCGTGGAGTCACAACAAGGTTGGACACTGACAGTTGATGAAGTGATTGAAGAAGATGGACTCGTGAGTTACGTCGGTACACGAGAAGATACGCAAGAGTCAGGTGTCGTACTTCGTGAGATCTTGCTGAGTAACCAGATTCGATTCAACAAACCACAAGACAAGTTATATGCAGGTCAAGTAGACCGTATGGATAACTTTGTTCTGCGGTACCGCGCACTACAGAATCAATATCAACAACATAAAAGTCCAATGCGTGGCCTTTGTGGCATGCGTGCAGGTCTTATTCCTCACCAGCTCTACATTGCCCATGAGGTTGGTCGCCGTCATGCGCCACGCGTGTTGCTGGCAGATGAGGTAGGCCTTGGTAAAACCATCGAGGCCGGTATGATCATTCACCAGCAGGTGTTAGCCGGTCGTGCAGAGCGTATTTTGATTGTGGTACCGGAAACTCTGCAACATCAGTGGCTAGTAGAGATGCTTCGTCGTTTCAATCTTCATTTCTCTGTTTTTGACGAAGAGCGTTGTATTGAAGCCTTTGCCGAGGCGGATAACCCGTTTGATACTCAGCAACTGGTTCTGTGTTCTCTTGATTTCCTACGTAAAAGTCGTAAACGTTTCGAACAGGCATTGGAAGGGGATTGGGATCTACTCGTTGTCGATGAGGCGCACCACCTAGAGTGGAGTGAAGAAAAGCCAAGCAGAGAATATCAAGTCATTGAAGGTTTAGCTGAGCGAACGCCAGGCGTATTGCTTCTGACAGCAACACCGGAGCAGCTTGGACGAGAAAGCCACTTTGCCCGTCTTCGTCTTTTGGATGCCGACCGCTTTTTTGATTATCAAGCCTTCGTGCAAGAGGAAGAGCAATATGCTCCTGTGGCTGATGCTGTCGCCTCTCTCTTTACTGGTGAGCAGCTCTCGAACGATGCAAAGAACCAGATTACCGAGCTACTTTCTGAGCAAGACGTCGAGCCACTGTTCCGTATTATCGAAAATGACGCTGATGAAGAGTCATGTGCTAATGCTCGCCAGGAGCTGATCGATAATCTTATGGATCGTCATGGTACAGGTCGCGTTCTATTTAGAAACACACGTGCTGCGATTAAAGGTTTCCCTAAGCGTATGGTTAACCTGATGCCTATGGCGATTCCATCGCAATACAACACGTCAATGCGTGTCGCGGGCATGCTGGGTGGCAAAATGAGTGACGAGGCACGCGCACTCAAAAACCTATACCCAGAAGAAATTTTCCAAGAGTTTGAAGGTGACGAATCAAGCTGGTGGCAGTTTGATCCGCGTGTTGATTGGCTGATTGAGAAAGTTAAAGACAAACGCAGTGACAAGATCTTGGTGATTGCGTCGCGAGCAGCAACGGCCCTACAACTTGAACAGGCACTGCGCGAGCGTGAAGGTATTCGTGCGACGGTATTCCACGAAGGAATGTCGATTCTTGAACGTGATAAAGCTGCAGCTTACTTTGCGCAAGAAGAGGGCGGTGCACAGGTTCTTATCTGTAGTGAAATTGGCTCG comes from the Vibrio astriarenae genome and includes:
- a CDS encoding PhoH family protein, which translates into the protein MGDTDRKLFILDTNILLHEPHAIFSFQEHDVVIPMTVLEELDRIKDSKRDVARDARVAIRALEDLFRDATPDQISEGIPIIRQQEQSGTIAILADYQLQETIKAFADKAGDNRILNATLYLQNKRAPREVVLVTKDINMRLRAKGAGVRFVEDYRTDQLIDDVQYLTKGFQQCEGDFWQRIDQVESRTLGGRTLHTLSRAPFEPTFINQYVIDETSDFAGRVEDISPETVTIKDLSRERMMSRRAWDITPKNIYQGMAMDALLDPDIDLVILTGAAGSGKTLLAMASALEQSIERCMFDKIIVTRNTPDIGESIGFLPGTEEEKMMPWLAAITDTLEALHKNDHCTEGSLKYICDKANIQFKSINFMRGRSIQNAFVLLDECQNLTASQIKTIITRCGEGTKIVCSGNLAQIDSPYLTPVTSGLTYMVERFKNFEGSANIHLNGVVRSRLAEFAEENL
- the rapA gene encoding RNA polymerase-associated protein RapA, which gives rise to MTFAIGQRWISDTESDLGLGTVVAVDARTVTVMFAASEDNRVYARNDAPVTRVIFNVGDTVESQQGWTLTVDEVIEEDGLVSYVGTREDTQESGVVLREILLSNQIRFNKPQDKLYAGQVDRMDNFVLRYRALQNQYQQHKSPMRGLCGMRAGLIPHQLYIAHEVGRRHAPRVLLADEVGLGKTIEAGMIIHQQVLAGRAERILIVVPETLQHQWLVEMLRRFNLHFSVFDEERCIEAFAEADNPFDTQQLVLCSLDFLRKSRKRFEQALEGDWDLLVVDEAHHLEWSEEKPSREYQVIEGLAERTPGVLLLTATPEQLGRESHFARLRLLDADRFFDYQAFVQEEEQYAPVADAVASLFTGEQLSNDAKNQITELLSEQDVEPLFRIIENDADEESCANARQELIDNLMDRHGTGRVLFRNTRAAIKGFPKRMVNLMPMAIPSQYNTSMRVAGMLGGKMSDEARALKNLYPEEIFQEFEGDESSWWQFDPRVDWLIEKVKDKRSDKILVIASRAATALQLEQALREREGIRATVFHEGMSILERDKAAAYFAQEEGGAQVLICSEIGSEGRNFQFANQLVMFDLPFNPDLLEQRIGRLDRIGQQNDIDVHVPYLEGTSQGILARWFNEGLNAFAETCPTGRTVYEQHSGALIKMLASGDITELDDVIEQSHKMNQELKAQLEQGRDRLLEMHSNGGEKAQKIVDQISATDGDTNLVTFALSLFDTIGLNQDDKGENALVVTPSEHMLVPSYPGLPYEGATITFDRDTALSREDMNFISWEHPMIQGGIDLIMSEGVGTSAVSLLKNKALPVGTILVELVYCVDAQAPKRSGISRFLPKTPIRLMMDQRGNDLSAQVEFDSFNRQLSPVNRHLASKLVNSVQAQIHTMIEAGDKAVTEPVERIRQQAKQDMHASLNAELERLQALKAVNPNIRDEEIVAIEEQINQLDSYIEKAQYQLDSLRLIVVSHN